In Lotus japonicus ecotype B-129 chromosome 5, LjGifu_v1.2, one genomic interval encodes:
- the LOC130719886 gene encoding GDSL esterase/lipase ENOD8-like translates to MVIKLIYDLGARSFWIHNTGPIGCFPAILTSFPKAERDRYGCATQYNEVVEYFNQKLKEALAQLHIKLPLAAITYVDIYSSKLDLFRNLEKYGFELPLINCCGYGGKYNYTPGVGCGGQTKNIDGEEIFVGCERPSTRVILDGTHFTEAPNKVVFDLISTGAFSDPTHSLEYVMQQKLDKLTFRCLLF, encoded by the exons ATGGTGATCAAGCTCATATATGATTTGGGGGCAAGATCATTTTGGATACACAACACAGGACCAATTGGATGTTTCCCTGCTATATTGACAAGTTTTCCTAAAGCTGAAAGAGATCGTTACGGTTGTGCAACACAATATAATGAAGTAGTAGAATATTTCAACCAGAAATTGAAGGAAGCATTAGCTCAACTCCACATAAAGCTTCCTCTCGCTGCAATTACATATGTAGATATCTACTCTTCTAAGTTAGATCTTTTTCGCAATCTTGAGAAATACG GATTTGAGCTTCCACTAATTAATTGTTGTGGCTATGGAGGGAAATACAATTATACCCCAGGAGTAGGATGTGGTGGGCAAACAAAAAACATTGATGGTGAAGAAATTTTTGTGGGATGTGAAAGACCATCTACTAGAGTGATATTGGATGGGACACATTTTACAGAGGCTCCTAATAAGGTCGTCTTTGATCTCATATCTACCGGTGCTTTCTCAGACCCCACCCATTCCCTTGAATATGTCATGCAGCAGAAATTAGATAAACTAACATTTCGGTGCTTGTTATTCTAG
- the LOC130721285 gene encoding GDSL esterase/lipase ENOD8-like: MSLMLMEFLSSQIFFCVLLFTTFMNPPAVVFSNPTKACDFPAIFNFGDSNSDTGGLAAAFLQPGPPHGDTYFGRPAGRFSDGRVILDFIAQNFSLPYLSAYLNSLGANYSYGASFATLASTIRLPTSVMPNGRSSPFFLELQYVQFQQFKSRSQFIREQGGLFATLMPKEEYFSRALYTVDIGQNDITVGFYDDNITMQDVHHSVPDIIKTLVENVKLLYDLGARSFWIHNTGPIGCLPDILTRFPKAERDRYGCATQYNEVAEYFNQNLKEALAQLRGKLPLAAITYVDIYSPKLDLFRNPEKYGFELPLINCCGYGGKYNYSPGGCGGKNKKRSW, encoded by the exons ATGTCCCTAATGCTAATGGAGTTTCTAAGTAGTCAGATCTTTTTTTGTGTGCTTCTTTTTACAACATTTATGAACCCCCCTGCTGTAGTATTTTCCAATCCTACCAAAGCTTGCGATTTTCCTGCCATTTTTAACTTCGGTGACTCAAACTCGGATACCGGAGGCCTGGCTGCGGCTTTTCTACAGCCAGGACCACCACATGGAGATACATATTTTGGAAGACCTGCTGGAAGATTCTCTGATGGCCGAGTCATCCTTGATTTCATAG CACAAAATTTTAGTCTTCCATATCTCAGTGCGTATCTTAACTCTTTGGGTGCCAACTACTCTTACGGTGCGAGCTTTGCAACATTAGCATCAACAATTAGACTCCCGACAAGTGTTATGCCTAATGGTAGATCTAGTCCTTTCTTCCTTGAACTTCAGTACGTTCAATTCCAACAGTTCAAATCCAGATCACAATTCATAAGAGAACAAG GTGGCTTGTTTGCAACATTGATGCCCAAAGAAGAATATTTTTCTAGAGCTTTATACACAGTTGATATTGGCCAAAATGATATTACTGTTGGTTTTTATGACGACAACATAACTATGCAAGATGTCCATCATTCTGTACCGGATATAATCAAGACTTTGGTAGAGAATGTCAAG CTCCTATATGATTTGGGGGCTAGATCATTTTGGATACACAACACAGGACCAATTGGATGTCTCCCTGATATATTGACAAGATTTCCTAAAGCTGAAAGAGATCGTTATGGTTGTGCAACACAATATAATGAAGTAGCAGAATATTTCAACCAAAATTTGAAGGAAGCATTAGCGCAACTCCGCGGAAAGCTTCCTCTCGCTGCAATTACATATGTAGATATCTACTCTCCTAAGTTAGATCTTTTTCGCAATCCTGAGAAATACG GATTTGAGCTTCCACTAATCAATTGTTGTGGCTATGGAGGGAAATACAATTATTCCCCAGGAGGATGTGGTGGGAAAAACAAAAAACGAAGCTGGTAA
- the LOC130719885 gene encoding GDSL esterase/lipase ENOD8-like, translated as MVIKLIYDLGARSFWIHNTGPIGCFPAILTSFPKAERDRYGCATQYNEVVEYFNQKLKEALAQLHIKLPLAAITYVDIYSSKLDLFRNLEKYGFELPLINCCGYGGKYNYTPGVGCGGQTKNIDGEEIFVGCERPSTRVILDGTHFTEAPNKVVFDLISTGAFSDPPIPLNMSCSRN; from the exons ATGGTGATCAAGCTCATATATGATTTGGGGGCAAGATCATTTTGGATACACAACACAGGACCAATTGGATGTTTCCCTGCTATATTGACAAGTTTTCCTAAAGCTGAAAGAGATCGTTACGGTTGTGCAACACAATATAATGAAGTAGTAGAATATTTCAACCAGAAATTGAAGGAAGCATTAGCTCAACTCCACATAAAGCTTCCTCTCGCTGCAATTACATATGTAGATATCTACTCTTCTAAGTTAGATCTTTTTCGCAATCTTGAGAAATACG GATTTGAGCTTCCACTAATTAATTGTTGTGGCTATGGAGGGAAATACAATTATACCCCAGGAGTAGGATGTGGTGGGCAAACAAAAAACATTGATGGTGAAGAAATTTTTGTGGGATGTGAAAGACCATCTACTAGAGTGATATTGGATGGGACACATTTTACAGAGGCTCCTAATAAGGTCGTCTTTGATCTCATATCTACCGGTGCTTTCTCAGACCCACCCATTCCCTTGAATATGTCATGCAGCAGAAATTAG